A stretch of Arthrobacter sunyaminii DNA encodes these proteins:
- a CDS encoding ABC transporter permease yields MTNPHPTSADSPPDTVPATEVEAPESQVSDAAAAKRAKAEKIGRYVAMFMMPLLMVSMLVGGYLAAMHSPEPHNMPIAVSGPSQQADSFTGALESAAPDAVDVRRAASAEEARQLVLDREVSGAVVLSGGSATVYTAGAAGASQSSTVTALLAPQVLGQGLNLQTEDLKPLPDNDMAGLGAMFMTTALMLAGYMPLSLVLSNSPELLRFRRFVPLLAGWSALIAALVWTVVGPIMGVVEGHTAAVLGICWLSVFAVGSVQLFLTRIFGPMAVLVGMLFLMVLGVPASNMSMSVHTMPALYPFLHNFLPAAATGESLRSVLYFDGNGAAGHLLVLVIGIVASLLLTLGLDALKRRRKPDAKPPAVNVASLHGGPRPKNRVWRYVTLAFFPLVMVSMMLTMMLGAMYQPAPRDMPVAVVGATTEQAEQAVAGLEENMSGLFDLRALDSADEAREQVRDREITAAYVLPSAENPAATLFTNQAAGVSAQQVVSQVFGQVSAGQQMELIKEDIAPLPGQDSMGMATMYLAMGWIMAGFMIIVVGATAQPASRPLRKLLPIAAGWAVGFSAFLWVIVDVFVGAVDGHFFQLWAVGAIAIFCVAMFTAVFERLIGMLAILPVIGILMFLGVPASGAAMSIYMEPEIFRFLHEVLPMPAAVESIRSILYFGGDTVASHLLTLGIWGAASLVVVIIIDRIKPPRTEAWPVDEAPAPADPAGDKAAEKEFAAV; encoded by the coding sequence TTGACCAATCCCCACCCGACCTCCGCTGACTCCCCGCCGGACACCGTCCCGGCAACGGAGGTTGAAGCTCCGGAGAGCCAAGTGTCTGACGCGGCGGCCGCCAAGCGTGCGAAGGCCGAAAAGATCGGGCGCTACGTCGCGATGTTCATGATGCCGCTCCTGATGGTGTCCATGCTGGTGGGCGGTTACCTGGCCGCTATGCATTCACCGGAACCGCACAATATGCCCATAGCAGTCAGCGGCCCCTCGCAGCAGGCGGATTCGTTCACCGGGGCATTGGAGTCCGCCGCCCCGGATGCTGTTGACGTTCGGAGGGCGGCATCGGCAGAGGAAGCACGCCAGCTGGTGCTGGACCGCGAAGTTTCAGGTGCCGTGGTGCTGTCCGGCGGTTCGGCCACCGTGTACACCGCCGGTGCAGCCGGCGCCTCGCAATCCAGTACCGTCACCGCGCTCTTGGCTCCGCAGGTGCTCGGCCAGGGGCTGAACCTGCAGACCGAGGATCTCAAGCCGCTGCCGGACAACGACATGGCCGGCCTGGGGGCAATGTTCATGACGACCGCCCTGATGCTTGCCGGTTACATGCCGTTGAGCCTGGTGCTGTCCAACTCGCCCGAACTCCTCCGCTTCCGCCGCTTTGTTCCTCTGCTCGCAGGCTGGTCCGCTCTGATTGCCGCACTGGTGTGGACCGTCGTCGGCCCGATCATGGGTGTGGTTGAAGGCCACACCGCGGCCGTTCTGGGCATCTGCTGGCTGTCGGTCTTCGCCGTCGGCAGCGTCCAGTTGTTCCTGACCCGTATCTTCGGTCCGATGGCTGTGCTGGTGGGCATGCTGTTCCTCATGGTGCTGGGGGTGCCGGCGTCCAACATGAGCATGTCCGTGCACACGATGCCCGCCCTCTACCCCTTCCTGCACAATTTCCTGCCGGCTGCCGCTACCGGTGAGTCGCTTCGATCGGTGCTCTACTTTGACGGGAACGGCGCCGCCGGGCACCTGCTGGTACTGGTCATCGGCATCGTCGCCTCCCTGCTGCTGACTCTGGGGCTTGATGCCCTGAAGCGGCGCCGCAAGCCGGATGCCAAGCCGCCGGCCGTCAACGTGGCGTCGCTGCACGGCGGGCCGCGCCCGAAGAACCGGGTCTGGCGCTATGTCACCCTGGCATTCTTCCCGCTGGTCATGGTGTCGATGATGCTCACGATGATGCTGGGCGCCATGTACCAGCCCGCGCCCAGGGACATGCCGGTCGCCGTCGTCGGTGCCACCACTGAGCAGGCCGAACAAGCGGTTGCCGGACTCGAAGAAAACATGTCCGGGCTCTTTGACCTGCGGGCACTGGATTCCGCCGATGAGGCCCGTGAGCAGGTCCGGGACCGGGAGATCACCGCAGCCTACGTCCTGCCGTCGGCAGAGAACCCCGCCGCAACCCTCTTCACCAACCAGGCCGCGGGCGTGAGCGCGCAGCAGGTGGTCAGCCAGGTGTTTGGCCAGGTGTCCGCCGGCCAGCAGATGGAACTGATCAAGGAGGACATTGCCCCGCTGCCGGGTCAGGACTCCATGGGCATGGCCACCATGTACCTGGCCATGGGCTGGATTATGGCCGGGTTCATGATCATTGTGGTGGGCGCGACCGCCCAGCCGGCCAGCCGTCCGCTTCGCAAGCTCCTGCCGATCGCGGCCGGTTGGGCGGTAGGCTTCTCTGCCTTCCTGTGGGTGATCGTTGACGTCTTCGTTGGCGCCGTAGACGGGCACTTTTTCCAGCTGTGGGCGGTTGGAGCCATCGCCATTTTCTGCGTTGCCATGTTCACCGCGGTCTTTGAACGCCTGATCGGGATGCTCGCCATTCTTCCGGTGATTGGAATCCTGATGTTCCTGGGCGTTCCGGCCTCCGGGGCCGCGATGTCCATCTACATGGAGCCGGAGATCTTCCGTTTCCTGCACGAGGTACTGCCGATGCCGGCAGCAGTGGAGTCCATCCGTTCCATCCTGTACTTCGGCGGGGACACCGTTGCCTCCCACCTGCTGACCCTTGGCATATGGGGTGCTGCTTCCCTGGTGGTTGTCATCATCATCGACCGGATCAAGCCGCCCCGCACCGAAGCCTGGCCGGTCGACGAGGCTCCGGCCCCGGCGGATCCGGCTGGTGACAAGGCTGCGGAGAAGGAGTTTGCTGCGGTGTAA
- a CDS encoding NAD(P)/FAD-dependent oxidoreductase, translated as MDTAVDRNAESGGRFDVVVIGGAAAGLSGALALALARRSVLVVDAGEPRNAPAAHIHNYLGREGAAPADLYSAGRDEVRSYGGTVRTGRITSVTRGADGGFLAQLADGERVHARRVLAASGVADILPDLPGIEERWGTAVLHCPYCHGWEVRDKAIGILATDIAAAMHQALLWRQWSADVVLFLHTAGTPDAAQAEQLAARGIRTVTGEVTAVEGAAGAGIRLAAGELVNRDALVVFSRLQARAGYLAELGIVPANQYMGEVVFGTAVPVDFTGATPVPGVYAAGNLAAPSAQVMAAAAAGLMAGAAINGDLAAEETALAVEAARARPGSAA; from the coding sequence ATGGATACAGCGGTGGACAGGAACGCGGAAAGCGGCGGCCGGTTCGACGTCGTCGTGATTGGCGGTGCCGCAGCCGGACTGAGCGGGGCGCTGGCCCTGGCGCTGGCCCGGAGGTCCGTGCTGGTGGTGGACGCGGGGGAGCCGCGCAATGCGCCGGCGGCCCACATTCACAATTATCTTGGCCGGGAGGGTGCGGCGCCGGCGGATCTTTACAGCGCGGGCCGCGATGAGGTGCGCAGCTACGGCGGAACCGTGAGAACGGGTCGGATAACCTCGGTGACCCGGGGCGCCGACGGAGGATTCCTGGCGCAGCTGGCTGACGGAGAGCGGGTCCACGCCCGCCGGGTGCTGGCCGCTTCCGGGGTGGCAGACATCCTGCCGGATCTGCCTGGAATCGAGGAACGCTGGGGCACGGCAGTGCTGCATTGCCCGTACTGCCACGGCTGGGAGGTCCGGGACAAAGCAATCGGTATTCTGGCCACTGATATCGCAGCGGCAATGCACCAGGCGCTGTTATGGCGTCAATGGAGCGCGGACGTGGTGCTGTTTCTCCACACGGCCGGAACCCCGGACGCTGCGCAGGCAGAGCAGCTCGCGGCACGGGGGATCCGGACGGTTACCGGTGAAGTCACTGCCGTGGAGGGAGCCGCCGGTGCCGGTATCCGGCTGGCCGCCGGGGAGCTGGTGAACCGGGATGCCCTGGTGGTGTTTAGCCGTCTGCAGGCCCGGGCCGGGTATCTCGCGGAGCTGGGGATTGTCCCGGCCAATCAGTACATGGGTGAGGTGGTCTTCGGGACGGCGGTTCCGGTGGATTTCACCGGCGCCACCCCGGTGCCCGGTGTATACGCAGCGGGCAACCTTGCCGCACCATCAGCGCAGGTGATGGCGGCGGCCGCCGCCGGCCTGATGGCCGGTGCCGCGATCAACGGGGACCTGGCGGCAGAGGAAACGGCGCTCGCCGTCGAGGCGGCACGCGCGCGTCCCGGATCTGCGGCGTGA
- a CDS encoding GntR family transcriptional regulator, producing the protein MFTGEGPIFQQLAVRIADDIVAGTYPEETAVPSATDFAMFHQMNPATASKGVNMLVDLGVLYKKRGIGMFVATGARKVLLARRRDEFRKQYLQPLLREAAVLEIPAAELHSMIDDEQDPA; encoded by the coding sequence ATGTTCACAGGTGAGGGTCCGATCTTCCAGCAGCTTGCTGTGAGGATTGCCGACGACATCGTGGCGGGAACCTATCCCGAAGAGACCGCTGTGCCTTCGGCCACCGACTTCGCCATGTTCCACCAAATGAATCCCGCCACCGCCAGCAAGGGCGTGAACATGCTCGTGGATCTGGGCGTGCTCTACAAAAAACGGGGCATCGGGATGTTTGTTGCGACCGGAGCGCGGAAAGTCCTCCTTGCCCGGCGGCGCGATGAGTTTCGCAAACAATACCTGCAGCCGCTTCTTCGCGAAGCCGCGGTCCTTGAGATTCCGGCCGCCGAACTGCACTCGATGATCGACGATGAACAGGATCCGGCATGA
- a CDS encoding SDR family NAD(P)-dependent oxidoreductase — MASKTIVITGGSDGVGAAAARRLAADGHHVVVVGRSREKTAAVAKDTGGEFLLADFADLNQVRNLASELLQRYPRIDVLANNAGAIFGKERQVTGDGHEMTFQVNYLAPFLLTRLLTDRLLESRGTVINTSSIANRLFARVDLDDLESEKNYNPRRAYGNSKLEQILFTEEFDRRYRSHGATSTAFHPGNVASGFSGVRGSAMHALYQTRLGKLFLTSPEKGARTLVFLAEGTPGEDYPTGKYFERCKVARPNRQARDGALALGLWNRSVAMIES, encoded by the coding sequence ATGGCGTCCAAGACCATCGTGATCACCGGCGGGTCCGACGGCGTCGGCGCGGCTGCCGCACGCAGGCTCGCCGCGGACGGCCACCACGTTGTGGTGGTGGGACGCTCGCGGGAGAAGACTGCCGCCGTTGCGAAGGACACAGGCGGCGAATTTCTGCTGGCTGATTTTGCCGACCTCAACCAGGTGCGGAACCTGGCCTCGGAGCTGCTGCAGCGTTATCCGCGCATCGATGTCCTGGCCAACAACGCCGGTGCCATCTTCGGCAAGGAGCGGCAGGTCACCGGAGACGGACACGAGATGACGTTCCAGGTGAACTATCTGGCCCCGTTCCTGCTCACCCGCCTGCTGACGGACCGGTTGCTGGAGTCACGGGGGACCGTCATCAACACCTCGAGCATCGCGAACCGGCTCTTCGCCCGGGTGGATCTGGATGACCTGGAGTCGGAGAAGAACTACAACCCCCGCAGAGCCTACGGAAACAGCAAGCTGGAGCAGATCCTGTTCACCGAGGAATTCGACCGCCGGTACCGTTCCCACGGTGCCACCTCGACGGCGTTTCATCCGGGCAACGTTGCCTCCGGCTTCTCGGGCGTCCGGGGGTCCGCCATGCACGCGCTTTACCAAACCCGGCTTGGGAAGCTGTTCCTGACCAGCCCGGAAAAGGGGGCCAGGACACTGGTGTTCCTGGCTGAAGGCACACCCGGCGAGGACTATCCCACAGGCAAGTACTTTGAGCGGTGCAAGGTTGCCCGCCCGAACCGCCAGGCCCGGGACGGGGCCCTTGCACTGGGGCTGTGGAACCGGTCCGTGGCAATGATCGAATCCTGA
- a CDS encoding bile acid:sodium symporter family protein — MSANTGTPAPQQTRTGEERSARVAVTVFPLLILAGGAVALFFPEPFTGLSAFINPGLMLIMFGMGLTLTLPDFALVVRQPLPVLLGVVAQFVIMPLLGAGIAWALQLSPELAAGVILVGCAPGGTASNVVTYLARGNVALSVAMTSVSTLLAPLLTPLLALWLAGRYMAVDAGSMALSIVQIVLIPVVLGLVIRYAVPRLVDRVLPVLPWISVLAITFVVIAVVAGSAAAIVTAGWLILLAVILHNGLGLGLGYGAAKLFRQPVASRRTTAIEVGMQNSGLAAGLAKQYFTPEAALPAAVFSVWHNVSGALMAAFWRSRNSR, encoded by the coding sequence ATGTCTGCGAATACCGGCACCCCAGCCCCCCAGCAAACCCGGACCGGCGAAGAGCGCAGTGCCCGCGTGGCGGTCACGGTCTTTCCCCTGCTCATCCTTGCCGGGGGAGCGGTGGCCCTCTTCTTCCCGGAGCCTTTCACCGGTCTCTCCGCGTTTATCAATCCGGGCTTGATGCTCATCATGTTCGGCATGGGCCTGACCCTGACCCTGCCGGACTTTGCACTGGTGGTACGGCAGCCCCTGCCTGTGCTCCTCGGCGTCGTCGCCCAGTTTGTGATCATGCCGCTGCTGGGAGCCGGAATCGCCTGGGCACTGCAACTGAGTCCTGAACTGGCAGCCGGCGTGATCCTCGTAGGGTGCGCGCCCGGCGGTACAGCTTCAAACGTGGTGACCTACCTTGCCAGGGGCAACGTTGCCCTGTCGGTGGCCATGACCTCGGTGTCCACCCTGCTGGCACCCCTGTTGACGCCGCTGCTGGCGCTGTGGCTGGCCGGACGGTACATGGCGGTTGACGCCGGTTCCATGGCCCTGTCCATTGTCCAGATTGTGCTGATTCCCGTGGTGCTGGGACTTGTGATCCGCTACGCAGTGCCCCGGCTGGTGGACCGTGTGCTCCCGGTCCTGCCGTGGATCTCGGTCCTGGCCATCACGTTTGTAGTGATTGCCGTAGTGGCCGGAAGTGCTGCTGCCATCGTCACCGCAGGCTGGCTGATCCTGCTTGCGGTCATCCTGCACAACGGCCTCGGACTGGGCCTGGGCTACGGCGCGGCGAAGCTCTTCCGCCAACCCGTAGCCTCCCGGCGCACCACGGCCATTGAAGTGGGCATGCAGAACTCCGGACTGGCAGCCGGACTGGCCAAGCAGTACTTCACGCCCGAAGCGGCCCTTCCGGCGGCTGTCTTCTCGGTGTGGCACAACGTTTCCGGTGCCCTGATGGCAGCTTTCTGGCGGAGCAGGAATTCCCGCTAA
- a CDS encoding helix-turn-helix domain-containing protein: MDDSLETALEGVGARLRSLRTDRRFTLAGVSAGTGISVSTLSRLESGQRRATLELLMPLARIYGVTIDELVDAPATGDPRVHMRPFRRHGATIIPLTEQAGGIRAYKYILPGKAAPSQPQLKTHEGYEWLYVLSGKLRLVLGEKELVLSSGEAAEFNTRVPHWMDNATGDSVEFLALFGPQGERAHLRARPAGSGRDQR, translated from the coding sequence ATGGACGACTCTTTGGAAACTGCCCTCGAGGGTGTCGGCGCCAGGCTCCGCTCGCTGCGGACCGACAGACGCTTCACGCTGGCCGGAGTATCAGCAGGCACCGGAATCTCGGTCAGCACCTTGTCCCGACTGGAATCCGGACAGCGGCGGGCCACCCTCGAACTGCTGATGCCCCTGGCCCGGATCTACGGAGTCACCATTGACGAACTTGTCGATGCTCCGGCCACCGGGGACCCGCGGGTGCATATGCGGCCCTTCCGCCGGCACGGGGCAACCATCATTCCGTTGACGGAGCAGGCCGGAGGGATCAGGGCCTACAAATACATCCTTCCGGGCAAGGCCGCCCCGTCCCAGCCGCAGCTCAAGACGCATGAGGGCTATGAGTGGCTCTATGTGCTCAGCGGAAAGCTGAGACTGGTGCTGGGTGAGAAGGAACTGGTCCTGAGCTCCGGGGAAGCCGCCGAATTCAACACCCGTGTGCCGCATTGGATGGACAATGCCACCGGTGACAGCGTCGAGTTCCTCGCCCTGTTCGGACCGCAGGGCGAGCGCGCACATCTGCGCGCCCGCCCTGCGGGAAGCGGCCGGGACCAGAGGTGA
- a CDS encoding SDR family NAD(P)-dependent oxidoreductase, whose amino-acid sequence MMRKTIVITGASDGIGAAAARQLARQGHRVVAVGRSPSKTAAVAGHTGGEYVVADFAALDTVRNLAFQLLARCGVIDVLANNAGAMFGSRRQITEDGHERTFQVNYLAPFLLTQMLTDRLLESGGTVINTSSAANLFGRIDPDDLELEKRYRPFRAYAAAKLALILFTREFDRRYRLRGATSTTFHPGLVATNFLREHGVAPGAGHSPLRHLVLTPDKGARTLVYLAGAVPGQDYATGEYYRRCKVARPNRQARDGALGLGLWNRSVAMLES is encoded by the coding sequence ATGATGCGCAAAACCATCGTGATCACCGGTGCCAGCGACGGTATCGGTGCTGCCGCCGCCAGACAGCTGGCCCGGCAGGGTCATCGCGTGGTGGCGGTGGGGCGGTCGCCGTCGAAGACGGCTGCAGTGGCCGGGCACACCGGCGGCGAGTACGTCGTGGCCGATTTCGCCGCGCTGGACACTGTGCGGAACCTGGCGTTCCAGCTGCTGGCACGCTGCGGCGTCATCGACGTCCTGGCCAACAACGCCGGAGCAATGTTCGGCTCGAGGCGGCAGATCACTGAGGACGGACACGAAAGGACTTTCCAGGTGAACTACCTGGCGCCCTTCCTGCTCACCCAAATGCTGACCGACCGGCTGCTGGAGTCGGGCGGAACCGTGATCAACACTTCCAGCGCGGCCAACTTATTCGGACGCATCGATCCGGATGATCTGGAGCTGGAAAAGCGGTACCGTCCCTTTCGGGCTTATGCGGCAGCCAAACTCGCACTGATCCTGTTTACACGCGAGTTTGACCGCCGTTACCGCCTCCGGGGAGCAACTTCCACAACCTTCCACCCCGGCCTGGTGGCCACCAATTTCCTAAGGGAGCACGGTGTGGCACCCGGCGCAGGGCATTCACCCCTGCGGCATCTGGTGCTGACTCCGGACAAGGGCGCCCGAACGCTGGTCTATCTTGCCGGGGCTGTTCCGGGGCAGGACTACGCGACAGGCGAGTATTACCGGCGGTGCAAGGTGGCGCGCCCTAACCGCCAGGCCCGGGACGGAGCGCTGGGACTGGGGTTGTGGAACCGGTCCGTGGCAATGCTGGAGTCCTGA
- a CDS encoding YhgE/Pip domain-containing protein encodes MPAHTVTNESQNPPESRSRGIGFYASPRTWLLPLLVLLILGGAGTALYIGGLGSPGDHLKHFPIAVVNQDQGTDTPDGGREDLGWNITDQMKQGFGSSDKIELRELSWNEAQDQMRKGQIHGTVVIPESFSADATALVSGSLSAEEVSRPTVTVYTNPQAGPLASSLATEAIDPALEQANRALGEQLTKSAEEAQAQAQAELERELEQLGTALPSELEQQVSPKIGGTSADLLADPIAVNTSVYSPPPEGAALGMGAFFYSVLLMVVGVSGSVALHFLLDARLGVAPIELGPRFTLGPQRRPARWVTFLVKWGIVVIGALPTAGLMMWVASAVGMPIPHGGLFFLTTWLSIVTVSAVTFALIAVFGSAGMVLSLLYVVFMGLPSATGVVPLEALPGFFRFIARGEPLYQMTMANRAVLYFDADASAGVQSGIIGMLIIILIALVVALVFSVIYDKVLGRRGARMVAAASPS; translated from the coding sequence ATGCCAGCTCATACAGTTACCAATGAATCGCAGAATCCTCCTGAATCCCGTTCACGCGGCATCGGGTTCTATGCCTCCCCCCGCACATGGCTGCTCCCGCTGCTGGTGCTCCTGATTCTGGGCGGAGCCGGCACGGCCCTGTACATTGGCGGGCTCGGCAGTCCGGGAGATCATCTGAAGCACTTCCCCATTGCGGTGGTGAACCAGGACCAGGGAACCGATACGCCGGACGGCGGCCGCGAGGACCTGGGCTGGAACATTACGGACCAAATGAAGCAGGGATTTGGCAGCTCGGACAAAATCGAGCTGCGGGAGCTGTCCTGGAACGAGGCCCAGGATCAGATGCGCAAGGGACAGATCCACGGGACAGTGGTGATTCCCGAGTCGTTTTCAGCGGATGCCACTGCACTGGTTTCCGGTTCGCTCAGCGCCGAAGAGGTGTCCCGGCCCACGGTCACCGTCTACACCAATCCCCAGGCCGGGCCGCTGGCCAGCAGCCTGGCCACTGAGGCCATAGATCCCGCCTTGGAACAGGCCAACCGCGCGCTGGGGGAGCAGCTCACAAAATCCGCGGAGGAAGCCCAGGCGCAGGCGCAGGCCGAACTGGAGCGCGAGCTGGAGCAGCTGGGCACGGCGCTGCCCTCCGAGCTGGAGCAGCAGGTGTCCCCGAAGATCGGCGGCACCTCAGCCGATCTGCTGGCGGACCCGATTGCCGTCAACACCAGCGTCTACTCTCCGCCGCCGGAGGGTGCTGCCCTGGGGATGGGGGCGTTCTTCTACTCCGTGCTGTTGATGGTGGTGGGAGTCAGCGGTTCCGTGGCCCTGCATTTCCTGCTTGACGCCCGGCTGGGGGTGGCGCCGATCGAGCTGGGTCCGCGTTTCACCCTTGGACCCCAGCGGCGCCCTGCCCGCTGGGTCACCTTCCTCGTGAAGTGGGGCATCGTGGTCATAGGGGCGCTCCCCACCGCGGGACTGATGATGTGGGTGGCCTCCGCCGTCGGAATGCCGATACCGCACGGCGGCTTGTTCTTCCTGACCACGTGGCTTTCCATCGTGACGGTGTCCGCGGTGACCTTCGCGCTGATCGCCGTGTTCGGCAGCGCAGGCATGGTCCTGTCCCTGCTTTACGTGGTGTTTATGGGCCTGCCCTCGGCGACCGGCGTGGTGCCGCTGGAAGCGCTGCCCGGATTCTTCCGGTTCATTGCGCGCGGGGAGCCGCTCTACCAAATGACCATGGCCAACCGCGCCGTCCTCTACTTCGACGCCGATGCCAGTGCCGGGGTGCAAAGCGGAATCATCGGCATGCTCATCATCATTCTCATCGCCCTTGTGGTGGCACTGGTGTTCTCGGTGATCTATGACAAGGTGCTGGGCCGGCGGGGCGCACGGATGGTCGCAGCGGCGTCGCCCTCCTGA
- a CDS encoding NUDIX domain-containing protein gives MIHSAGILLYRRAPASDGVTGRLEVWLGHMGGPYWARKDAHAWSIPKGEYLPGEEPLAAGLREFGEEMGVPAPAADYASLGSFRQSAKKTITVFVAEADFSPGRILSNTFELEWPPGSGTVREYPEIDVAGWFDEAAARTKIVKGQVQVLDALKVRLEGLHG, from the coding sequence ATGATCCACAGTGCAGGCATTCTGCTGTACCGCCGTGCCCCGGCGTCCGACGGCGTCACCGGTCGGCTGGAAGTGTGGCTTGGCCATATGGGCGGCCCGTACTGGGCGCGCAAGGATGCGCATGCCTGGTCCATTCCGAAGGGCGAGTATCTTCCCGGTGAGGAGCCGCTTGCTGCGGGGCTGCGCGAATTCGGCGAGGAAATGGGCGTGCCGGCACCGGCTGCAGACTACGCATCCCTGGGCAGCTTCCGGCAGTCCGCCAAGAAGACCATTACGGTTTTCGTTGCTGAAGCGGATTTTTCCCCGGGGCGGATTCTCAGCAACACGTTTGAGCTGGAGTGGCCGCCAGGCTCGGGCACTGTTCGGGAGTACCCGGAAATCGACGTCGCCGGCTGGTTCGATGAGGCCGCGGCACGCACCAAAATCGTCAAAGGACAGGTGCAGGTTCTGGACGCACTGAAAGTGCGCCTGGAGGGGCTGCACGGATGA
- a CDS encoding 5'-3' exonuclease yields the protein MNQRLMLLDTASLYFRAFYGVPDTIRRSDGTPVNAVRGLLDMITRLTADYGATHLIACWDDDWRPQWRVDLLPTYKAHRVAETVDDAPDVETVPDPLEAQIPMIRRTLELAGVAVVGAPGYEADDVIGTYASGADLPVDAVTGDRDLFQVIDDGRGVRVIYTARGMKNLEVLTEASIVAKYRVLPQQYADYATLRGDASDGLPGVAGIGEKTAASLLGEYGTLDALLAAASDPDSGLSAPVRSKLAKASEYLEVAPDVVRVARDLDLPRLDEAGAELAPITGNERAELERLGTEWNLGGSVKRLLEAFNRFA from the coding sequence ATGAACCAGCGCCTGATGCTGCTTGACACCGCATCCTTGTACTTTCGTGCCTTCTACGGAGTGCCGGACACCATCCGGCGAAGTGACGGGACACCGGTCAACGCCGTCCGCGGCCTCCTGGATATGATCACCCGCCTCACCGCCGACTACGGGGCGACGCATTTGATTGCCTGCTGGGATGATGACTGGCGTCCGCAGTGGCGCGTGGACCTGCTGCCGACCTACAAGGCGCACCGGGTGGCCGAGACCGTTGACGATGCCCCCGACGTCGAAACCGTGCCGGATCCGCTCGAGGCGCAGATTCCCATGATCCGGCGCACGCTGGAGCTGGCCGGCGTCGCCGTCGTCGGCGCTCCCGGATATGAGGCCGACGACGTGATCGGCACCTACGCGAGCGGCGCCGATCTGCCCGTGGACGCCGTCACCGGGGACCGGGACCTCTTTCAGGTCATTGACGACGGGCGCGGGGTTCGCGTGATCTACACGGCAAGGGGGATGAAAAACCTCGAGGTGCTGACGGAAGCCTCGATCGTGGCGAAATACCGGGTGCTGCCGCAGCAGTATGCGGACTACGCCACCCTGCGCGGAGACGCCTCGGACGGGCTGCCCGGCGTCGCCGGGATCGGGGAAAAAACAGCGGCATCCCTGCTGGGCGAGTACGGCACGCTGGACGCCCTGCTGGCTGCGGCATCAGACCCGGACAGCGGACTCTCGGCGCCGGTGCGGTCCAAGCTCGCCAAGGCGTCAGAGTATCTGGAGGTTGCGCCCGACGTCGTTCGGGTGGCCCGTGACCTGGACCTGCCCAGGCTGGACGAGGCGGGCGCGGAGCTGGCGCCGATTACCGGCAACGAACGCGCCGAGCTGGAGCGCCTCGGCACGGAATGGAACCTCGGCGGATCCGTGAAACGGCTGCTGGAGGCCTTTAACCGGTTTGCG
- a CDS encoding TetR/AcrR family transcriptional regulator yields the protein MGQHGDKAREALLDAAEELFARFGIDAVSNRRIAEHAGTANHSAVAYHFGGREELIRALVTRHTADTSRRRAELAAGLNPNPALPELLACLILPWVEHLGSLPVPSWRARFVYQLRAVPSMQEVLAGSVLANPLTEDLIGRLEAATGELAPTTRYGRSWILGNMVLGVSAEYEARIQDGAEKANWTGVGYFLIDASAGMLSAPVTHPGDFLTQPSAVYLP from the coding sequence ATGGGGCAGCACGGTGACAAGGCGCGCGAAGCACTGTTGGACGCGGCCGAGGAACTTTTCGCCCGCTTCGGCATAGACGCCGTCTCCAACCGGCGGATCGCCGAACATGCCGGCACCGCCAACCATTCCGCCGTCGCCTACCACTTCGGTGGCCGGGAGGAGCTCATCCGTGCCCTGGTCACCCGGCACACCGCGGACACGAGCCGCCGCCGGGCTGAATTGGCGGCCGGGCTCAATCCAAACCCTGCTCTTCCGGAGCTGCTGGCCTGCCTGATCCTGCCGTGGGTCGAGCACCTGGGGTCGCTGCCGGTGCCGAGCTGGCGGGCACGCTTCGTCTACCAGCTGCGGGCGGTACCGTCCATGCAGGAGGTACTCGCAGGATCTGTCCTTGCCAACCCCTTGACCGAGGACCTGATTGGGCGCCTGGAGGCGGCTACCGGAGAGCTGGCTCCGACCACGCGGTACGGGCGCTCCTGGATCCTGGGCAACATGGTGCTGGGAGTGTCCGCCGAGTACGAGGCACGCATCCAGGACGGGGCGGAAAAGGCCAACTGGACCGGAGTGGGCTACTTCCTCATTGATGCCTCGGCTGGCATGCTCTCCGCACCGGTAACCCATCCGGGTGATTTCCTCACCCAGCCCTCCGCGGTTTATCTGCCCTGA